A genomic region of Arcobacter sp. F155 contains the following coding sequences:
- a CDS encoding phosphate/phosphite/phosphonate ABC transporter substrate-binding protein — translation MKRVLALLLVLSISAFAVELTLGVVPQQSPLKLSKKWKKITQYLHDETGIKVIFKTERSIPSFEKVLYSGGYDIAYMNPYHFIVANKQQNYEAFTRANKQIEGILLSKDKNFSLKSNYLEDKTFLFPAPNAFAATLLTKYELRKLYNFDIDKQAKVLYVNSHDSVYKGVAREVGDVGGGIVRTYNNFKDKNDKEKISIVYKTNAYPSHPIAAHPRVDKDIIEKLQKAFLDMPEDLKKILSIKKFIVTDSSEYEVIKEIKSN, via the coding sequence ACAACAAAGTCCCTTGAAACTTTCTAAAAAATGGAAAAAAATTACACAGTATCTACATGATGAAACTGGCATAAAAGTAATATTTAAAACTGAAAGGTCTATTCCTAGTTTTGAAAAGGTATTATACTCTGGTGGATATGATATAGCCTATATGAATCCATATCATTTTATAGTTGCTAATAAACAGCAAAACTATGAGGCTTTTACAAGAGCAAATAAACAAATTGAAGGTATTTTATTAAGTAAAGATAAAAACTTTAGTTTAAAGAGTAATTACTTAGAAGATAAGACATTTTTATTTCCTGCACCAAATGCTTTTGCAGCAACTTTACTAACAAAATATGAGTTAAGAAAACTATATAACTTTGATATTGATAAGCAAGCAAAGGTTTTATATGTAAACTCACATGACTCAGTATACAAAGGAGTTGCTAGAGAAGTAGGTGATGTAGGTGGTGGAATAGTTAGAACATACAATAATTTTAAAGATAAGAATGATAAAGAAAAAATATCTATTGTTTATAAAACAAATGCATATCCAAGTCACCCAATTGCTGCTCATCCAAGAGTAGATAAAGATATAATAGAAAAACTACAAAAAGCATTTTTAGATATGCCAGAAGATTTAAAAAAGATTTTAAGTATAAAGAAGTTTATTGTTACTGATTCAAGTGAGTATGAAGTAATCAAAGAGATAAAGTCAAATTAA